Part of the Micromonospora rhizosphaerae genome is shown below.
CCCACAACTCCTTGAGGTATTTCCACATCGTCACGGCGTCGTCACTGCGGAACGCCGTCACGAGCGCGCCCGTGTAGGAGGGGTACAGGTGTCCCTGGAGGAAACGGTGCAGCAGGCCCTTCGGACCAGCGGGGAGACCGAACTGCGCTTTCCCGCCGTTGGCCCGGCGAGCGGCAATCGCCCAGTCGAGGTACTGATCATAGGTCAAGGCTTTGACGTCGGCACCCGAGGGCAGGTGTTCGAGCGCGGACTTCTTCACCGCGAGGAGATAGGTCGCCTGTGCCCACGGGATGTACCAGGTCCGGTCCGTGCCGGCCTTGGCCAGCTCCTGCAGATTCGAGGAATAGCCCTTGTCGCTGAGCTCGCGCATCAGGTCGCTGAGATCTTCCAGGTTGTCACCGGCCAGCGGCGTGAAGTCGCCGTGCAGCCCCCCGAGCAGGTTGATCCGCACGTCGCCGCTGGAGACCTGTGACCGCACCTGGGTACCCGCCTGTGACGAGTCGCCCACGACGTAGCTGACGCGCCCCGGGTAGGCGTCCTTCAGGATGCCGCGGACCCGCTCCGCCTCCTCGACCGGCGTGAACTGGGTCGAGAGGAAGGTCAGGGCACCGTCGCCGCCACCGCCAGAGGTGGAGACGCCACCGCAGGCGGACAGCAGAGGCGCTGCGGCGCCGAGGGCGAGTCCCCATCGCAGCACGTCGCGACGGGATAACTGGGCGGAAGCGGGCGAGCGCGGGATGGCCATTGAGGGTCCTCCTGGGTAGCGGGTGGCGGCGGCGTATGCACTGGCGGATCAAGGAGGCCGCGCATGTTTTAAGGAGGCTATGGTGACGTTAACATTCGGTCAACAGCTGGAAGGGAAAAGATTTGCGCTCAACCTGCTACCCCCGGCCCTACGACGCCCAGCCCTGGTACCGGACCGTCGGCGGCGAGGCAGTATCTGGATGGGACCGGGCGGTGACCACACTTCCTGCCGGACCGATGGTGCTCGCGGTCGACGGGCCGGCCACCATGGACTGGGCCGCCGTCGTGGGCAATCTGTCCAAGGCGCTTGTCGAACGCGGGACCCCCGTCGAGCACCTCGACCTGAGCG
Proteins encoded:
- a CDS encoding ABC transporter substrate-binding protein, translated to MAIPRSPASAQLSRRDVLRWGLALGAAAPLLSACGGVSTSGGGGDGALTFLSTQFTPVEEAERVRGILKDAYPGRVSYVVGDSSQAGTQVRSQVSSGDVRINLLGGLHGDFTPLAGDNLEDLSDLMRELSDKGYSSNLQELAKAGTDRTWYIPWAQATYLLAVKKSALEHLPSGADVKALTYDQYLDWAIAARRANGGKAQFGLPAGPKGLLHRFLQGHLYPSYTGALVTAFRSDDAVTMWKYLKELWANTTPASTNFDFMQEPLAAGQVTVAWDHAARLVGAPQAAPDDWMMVPAPAGPKGRGYMTVVLGLGIPKGAPHADKAKDVIKALSQPKTQIELLRQNAFFPTVKAEIPADLPPAIRLEADAVRAQQEAPNGILSLPPVGLGKRDGEMSKIFRDAFTAIVLEGADVRRTLDSQAKNMKTILDEVKVPCWAPDPVVPGQTCAVG